In Pseudoduganella albidiflava, a single window of DNA contains:
- a CDS encoding ribonuclease E inhibitor RraB, which translates to MITLAQLEDFFAETRQTRDSGRANWNIDEECRWSYFFVDADRLKLLPIAEHLGLAGYQFVGTLDPDESDEDPVFFLRLDRVETHSPASLDRRNQQLYGIAAEFGVSSYDGFDVGAVDGP; encoded by the coding sequence ATGATTACGCTCGCCCAGCTCGAAGACTTTTTTGCTGAAACCCGCCAAACCCGCGACTCGGGGCGCGCCAACTGGAACATCGATGAGGAATGTCGATGGTCCTATTTTTTCGTGGATGCCGACCGTCTGAAACTGCTTCCGATCGCCGAGCATCTTGGGCTGGCGGGCTACCAATTCGTGGGAACGCTCGATCCGGACGAGTCCGATGAAGACCCTGTTTTTTTCCTGCGCCTGGACCGGGTGGAAACGCATTCGCCTGCTTCGCTGGACCGACGCAATCAACAGCTTTACGGCATCGCGGCGGAGTTCGGCGTTTCAAGCTATGACGGTTTCGATGTCGGGGCCGTTGACGGGCCTTGA